From the Acidobacteriota bacterium genome, the window TCCGGCTACGTGCGGCGATCCCGCCTGGTACCAGGTGGCGACGAGCGCGGCGAGGGCGCCAGCGCAGGCGATCCATCCCAGCGGCCTGCGACTCTGGCCCTTTGCGAAGAACGATTCGGCCATCATCACGATTACGCCGAAGGCGGCCAGCACGAGCTCGGGCAGGATGGCGAGGTAGTCGGCGCTCGGGATGGAGTAGACGGGCACGCTCATCTCCTCATTTCCCCAGCCCCTGTCCGATGCCCTGGGCCAGCGTCTTGAAGGCAGGCAGCAGCTTGGTGACGCCGGATTCGATCATGCCCAGCCACCACCAGGGCGCGACGCCCATGATGAGGGCGGCGATGGCGGTGGGCCAGAGCGCGAGGCGTTCGCGCGCGCCGATGTCTTGCAGCTGCGCGTTGTGGTCGTCGGTCACGGCGCCAAAGAAGACGCGCTGGTACATCCACAGCATGTAGCATGCGCTCCAGATCACCCCCGTTGCCGCGAGCGCGCCCCACAGAGCCTTCGCTTTGAACGCTCCCGCGAGGATGAGGAACTCGCCGACGAACCCGTTGAGCAGCGGCAGTCCAATGGAGGAGAGCGTGATCACCAGGAAGAAGGTGGCGTAGACGGGCATGGGCGTGGCCAGTCCGCCATAATTCCTGATCTCGTAGGTGTGGCGACGCTCGTAGAGCATGCCGGCGAGCATGAAGAGCGCGCCGGTGGAGACGCCGTGGTTGAGCATCTGAAAGACGGCGCCATCGATTCCGAGCGTTGTCAGACTAAAGATGCCGAGCACGACGAAACCAAGATGGCTGACCGAGGAGTAAGCAATCAGCTTCTTCAGATTCGGTTGCACCATGGCAACGAGCGCGCCGTAGACGATGCCGATGATGGCGAGCGTCATGATCCAGGGCGCGTGGTATTGCGCCTGCTCGGGAAAGAGTCCCACGTTGAAGCGCAGCAGGCCGTACGTTCCCATCTTCAGCAGCACGCCGGCGAGCAGCACGGAACCGGCGGTGGGCGCTTCGACGTGCGCATCGGGCAGCCAGGTGTGCAGCGGCCATAGCGGCACCTTCACAGCGAAGGCGATGAAGAAGCCGAGGAAGAGCCAGCGCGCCGCGTTCCAGGAGACGGCTAGGTGTCCGCCCTGGAGCTGCGCACGGATGGTGGCGTAATCGAACGTCCCGGTATGCGCGTAGAGCCAGATGATGGCGCCGAGCA encodes:
- a CDS encoding NADH-quinone oxidoreductase subunit M, producing the protein MKTLSINGIILTLVTFLPAAGALVLAVFPRKVIGERWFALGVAVANFILSLHLLRYEVPTRFSTASIFQFEIDIPWITSPAIHYHLGLDGISLWLVILTTFLVPLSILVSWHSVSHRVKEFYVLLLVLETAMIGVFLALDLFLFYVFWEATLIPMALLIGIYGHERRIYASIKFFLYTAIASVFMLGAIIWLYAHTGTFDYATIRAQLQGGHLAVSWNAARWLFLGFFIAFAVKVPLWPLHTWLPDAHVEAPTAGSVLLAGVLLKMGTYGLLRFNVGLFPEQAQYHAPWIMTLAIIGIVYGALVAMVQPNLKKLIAYSSVSHLGFVVLGIFSLTTLGIDGAVFQMLNHGVSTGALFMLAGMLYERRHTYEIRNYGGLATPMPVYATFFLVITLSSIGLPLLNGFVGEFLILAGAFKAKALWGALAATGVIWSACYMLWMYQRVFFGAVTDDHNAQLQDIGARERLALWPTAIAALIMGVAPWWWLGMIESGVTKLLPAFKTLAQGIGQGLGK